Genomic window (Rosa chinensis cultivar Old Blush chromosome 6, RchiOBHm-V2, whole genome shotgun sequence):
AAAGCCGGATGGTTTTCAAGGGTGGGCTCGCCGTTGTCCTCTTTGGTGCCGCCGGGGACGGTGGAGGCAGTGGCGAAGGCGACTGTGGCGATGAGGGTGGCGACGACGGAGCAGGACTGGGAGGTGTTGATCAGCCAATTGCCGCCGTCTTTGACGATCTGGGTGTGGGTTTTGGTGAAGATGTCCCTTGCGGTTTGGCTTTCCTTGTTGTAGCGGACGAAGAAGTGGAACGGCATTGAGGTTTTCACGAACTGCACACGAACTGTTGGACGTAAGTACTCAATgagtttttaagttttttttttcttttcggtaATAGATGGGTTCCTCTGTACTGCATTAATCAATCAACCACATTAGTAGACCAGTTCAATATATTATAAGTAGACTAATTTGAGAACAAACCATATTATTATACTTATACATGGAGTTATATTACCCATTTATCAAAGTAGTCCACTTGTTGTATCAATAATATACATACAAGATTAGTAATTCCAATTCACCAAATATTCACAAAATTATTTTTTCATCTACAAATTTAGAAGCATTTTATTATTTCGAACAAGTGAGATAATGAAAACACAGAATAATATATAAAGGCCGTATGAAAGATTTGTTCGAATATACTTGTTACCTCATACCACTTGATTTCCCATTGCATTTGCAAGGCAGCACCGGGAATTAGCCAAGGCTTGTAATCCCCCAACTTTGCTGCAAGGTGTAATGCACTATTGCCATCATTATCCACTTTGCAGAAAATGCTTTCTTTCATGATCTTTCTCTTTAGCAGGAGTTGGTACACATGGGATTGCCTGTTCTCCACAGCCAACAGAACTATATTCTTTTTCTGTGCATTAAGGTCATGTATGGCCACTGGAAAAAGCTCTAGGATCTTCTCGACCATTTCAGTGACGCCATTCTTCGCAGCAATCAATATCGGTGTTTCCTTCTTTTCCATCTCAGGGTTTTTCTTCTCTGTCGACACCTCTGGCGGCAACGACCCTATGTACATAGTTACATAATTTAATTACGGGCCTCTATAGCCATTTAACGAAGTGACAATCTGACATAGACAAACTGAGTTTGGTCATAACAgaaatttttcctttttgttccttttatgaacAATTGATTAGTCACTGACATAGACTACAGCAAAGTAATTACCTTCTCTCATGACTCCTCTTTGGTCTTGACCAATGGTTCCGttgtttcctttgttttcgTTTTGTTGGTGATCAGTAGTACTAGGTTCAATGCTTCCAAGGGTGATACGGTCGCCACCATCAGAAATTTTGTAAGGACTTGTTTCATCAGTTGTTGCTGCCTGCGGGTTCATACCACTGTCTTCATATTCATACGTCGAAGCACTTTTTAGTAGCTTGTCcatgatctgaacagaccatttgtgcttttctttcttgttcctTAGCTTCCGTATCTCCTTAGACCCTTCAAAATATTAAAGGAAAAAGTATATATCTTGTAAGCAATTATATGATCGACTTTTACAGACAAATATACTCAATGTAAGGAACTAAGGAAATATTGGTGTAGACTCATCACCAAGATACCATAAGATGGGAATGTTGCCATACCTAGTCCAAGAAGAATCAGCATTGCCTTCGATAAAAGCTTGACATAATCAAAGCAGGCATTGTAATGACCTGGATTTCCTCCTTTAGGTTCAGGGTTCTCTGGATCTGTAGATCTTTTTCCTACAAGAATATTCGTTCTCTGCattacatagaatccatagtTGCTTGATGTTCagattgatttaattaatttacaTACCAAATACTTGGGCCATCTTCCAGAACACCAGCAAGAAGTTGATGCAGGTTTTGTAGTTTTCTGGGTATTCTGCAGCCTTTTCAGAGTTAATTGTATTAATTACCCGGTCATGGAAGTGATGTGCTTCTTCCACCTTCAGCTCATCGACCAATATACCTTTGAGATAACCATACAGAAGAGTGATAAGCAGTTCACTTAATACACCAGATCTGGAATCATTTGATCAATCACTCTACAGTTAATTTGTACTTACAGTTGTAGATGATTCTGTTCCAAGGGCTAAGGTGGCTACCACTTCTGAAGGCAGAAGGCTGACTCGCCAGAAGATGGAGAGGGGAAAACCCAACTTCATTAACATACTTAACTAGATCTTCATACAGGTTAATTATCTGATATGCCAAGTCTGTCAACCCCAACACAAATTACTATATTAATTCGTTTCATCATAATATATAGATTAATTATATGTAGATACGCAAAGAATCAAATCAAGTTACCATAGTATTCCGCAGAAATTGAACAGTGCAAGATAGTCTCTCCATCACCCCTCCTACAGTAATTGTAGCATTTTGGATGAGAATCATCAGGAGTACAAATGTAGTGGAGCCACAAGAAGGCATCTTTTTTACCATGGAGAGCAGCCAAGAAGAGAGGGGTCTCTTTATCTTTGTTGAGAATACCAACCAAATAAGCACGGCCTTCGGCAATGCATTTGCACATTCTCACATTCCCCTGTGCTGCAGCCAAATGGAGAGGGGTGTTCCCTCGCTCATTTTGGATTTTCAGCGTCAGCTCCTTTTTGGAAACCAGCTTTACTAGTTTCTCAACAATTTCCTCTTGGCCGTCCGACACTGCTATGTGCAATGCTGTGTCACCTGACTTGGTGATCCTTGCCTTGTGAGCCCGCTCGTTTTGCCTATATGCTCGGACAACTTCTTCCCATTGGCTTTTCATGGCTGTCTGGAACAAGTATTTCTTGATGCTCTCACTGTCCATGCTCTCAATGTCCATGCCAGTCATGGTATTTCTGACAGAAGACATTTCTTCCCTTCGAGGTAGCTATAAGTGGAAGTGGCAACTAATACTAACGTTTGCGCATATATTTATCAACACAAAAAGGACTGAAAGAATAGTATTCAGTATGCCTCTAAAGGGGCCGGCCTATGAGACTTGCATCCCAAGTAAATTTTTATTCCTGTTCCAACGCATTTCATGCTAGAATCTCATCATTACGCCTTTTCTTTATCGGTCATAGGATCATGCAAAATTTCTATTGTTAGACTATTGCTATGGGGAGAGCTTCTAATGACGATCACTAAAATGACGACTCTAGCTATAAGGACTTTCTTGTAAGATCTatttttcgattacatttcgCAAATCTACCGTTAGATGTGTAGATATTCATACATAAatcatttatgtaatttttcagtcaaattgaaaatcattaagacattcatgcataatcgtgatttatcatttCTGAACATGAAAGGTTTAtgtttgacaaatttggttcATCCATTAAGTTGATCTAGGatagcaatttggaagaaaattttcataaGGTTTCTACtaatgcatacataaacatctaacggttgatttgcggCAATATAATAAAAAAGCGGGTCTCTTAAACCGTTGATTAGACAGTCCTCATAAAGTCCTCATtagcagtggcggagccagaaatcAATCGCAACTGGGGCACTCAAaagttttaaaaaataataataaataaataattgaaacttaaacttaaaatatatcaaaattaaaattaaaataaaattagaatAGGGTTATCGAAAAGATCATTATTATCTTTTTGCTAAAaaagatcaatatttttttttaaattacatattttattgATCAAACTTATAGTTTTTAGATTTTAGACAATTTTTCATAATGAAACTATAATTTATCTTTGAACTTTGAAACTATATGAAAGAATactattaatcttttttttgcTGAGAAGAAATAATATGttaggaaaggaaagaaattaaaaaaatattagcaCATTGCTGAAAACAAATAATAAGAATTAactttaaaaagaaaacaaagaaataaaaaaattaacatattgCTGCTACCAGCATTCGAACTGTAGACCAACCTATTAGGCTTACGTGCCTCTACCACTATAACAGAACAACATACAAGCTAATTTGGAAGCCAGATAGTAAATATATCTACAAAATCTCACTGGGGCAcggtgggtcccgtgcccctATGTGGCTCCGCCCCTGCTCATTAGTGGTTCTCATTAAAAACTCTCCTGATTACTATGTGCTAGGTTAATTACCAATTGCCAGATATTTAACAACAGAACATTAATTAATCATTCTAGAATCCCTAATTATCTCATCTTCATTATAAGAACCACAATACAAGGAAAATTATAACATGATCCCGAATTATAGTACACGTGGTGGTCCGAGTTGATGTCATTGGTCCAAATTAATAACTTACACTTATTTTTGATTGGTTCTATTAATTTTTTTGCCTCACCCCTACAAGATTTCCAGCCATCAAATTTAAATAGTATAATTAGTCCGAACTATAACATAACAATGCCACATAGTACTGCAGAGACTACAAAATACTTACTCGA
Coding sequences:
- the LOC112169487 gene encoding ankyrin-1; translated protein: MSSVRNTMTGMDIESMDSESIKKYLFQTAMKSQWEEVVRAYRQNERAHKARITKSGDTALHIAVSDGQEEIVEKLVKLVSKKELTLKIQNERGNTPLHLAAAQGNVRMCKCIAEGRAYLVGILNKDKETPLFLAALHGKKDAFLWLHYICTPDDSHPKCYNYCRRGDGETILHCSISAEYYDLAYQIINLYEDLVKYVNEVGFSPLHLLASQPSAFRSGSHLSPWNRIIYNCILVDELKVEEAHHFHDRVINTINSEKAAEYPENYKTCINFLLVFWKMAQVFGKRSTDPENPEPKGGNPGHYNACFDYVKLLSKAMLILLGLGSKEIRKLRNKKEKHKWSVQIMDKLLKSASTYEYEDSGMNPQAATTDETSPYKISDGGDRITLGSIEPSTTDHQQNENKGNNGTIGQDQRGVMREGSLPPEVSTEKKNPEMEKKETPILIAAKNGVTEMVEKILELFPVAIHDLNAQKKNIVLLAVENRQSHVYQLLLKRKIMKESIFCKVDNDGNSALHLAAKLGDYKPWLIPGAALQMQWEIKWYEFVKTSMPFHFFVRYNKESQTARDIFTKTHTQIVKDGGNWLINTSQSCSVVATLIATVAFATASTVPGGTKEDNGEPTLENHPAFDIFAIASLVALCFSVTAMVMFLAILTSRYQERDFGKALPRKLLFGLTSLFLSIASILISFCAGHFFLLKDELKYAAFPVYAITCLPVSFFAMAQFPLYVDLVWATFKKVPQRSYKE